In the genome of Cynocephalus volans isolate mCynVol1 chromosome 15, mCynVol1.pri, whole genome shotgun sequence, one region contains:
- the LOC134364106 gene encoding translation machinery-associated protein 16-like, whose translation MPKASKGKSTGHEKKVIHPYSRKAAQIARESHKQEKKEKLKNEKALRLNLIGEKLQWFQNHLDPQKVRYSKKDACELIERYLNRFISELEQIELHNSIKDRQGRRHCSRETVVKQTTERERQQYEGYRLEIPDILNASNLKTFREWDFDLKKLPNIKMRKICANDAISKKHKRKNVRTVDRGLEELELKDESSDSDEEMTAVA comes from the coding sequence ATGCCTAAAGCATCAAAGGGGAAAAGTACAGGAcatgaaaaaaaagtcattcatCCATACAGTAGAAAAGCAGCTCAAATCGCAAGAGAGTcccacaaacaagaaaaaaaggaaaagttgaagAATGAAAAGGCTTTGCGTCTCAATCTTATTGGTGAAAAACTGCAGTGGTTTCAAAATCATCTTGATCCCCAAAAAGTGAGATATTCTAAGAAAGATGCTTGTGAATtaattgaaagatatttaaatcgATTCATCAGTGAGCTGGAGCAGATTGAGTTGCACAACAGCATCAAAGACAGGCAGGGAAGGCGGCACTGTTCCCGAGAGACAGTCGTCAAGCAGACCACAGAGCGGGAGCGACAGCAGTATGAAGGATACCGCCTTGAGATTCCAGACATTCTAAATGCAAGTAATCTGAAAACTTTTAGGGAATGGGATTTTGATCTGAAGAAATTGCCAaacattaaaatgagaaaaatttgtgCTAATGATGCAATTTCCAAGAAGCACAAGAGGAAAAATGTTAGAACTGTAGACAGAGGTTTAGAGGAACTGGAACTGAAAGATGAATCAAGTGACTCAGATGAGGAAATGACTGCAGTGGCCTAA